One window of Brachionichthys hirsutus isolate HB-005 chromosome 21, CSIRO-AGI_Bhir_v1, whole genome shotgun sequence genomic DNA carries:
- the vwa2 gene encoding von Willebrand factor A domain-containing protein 2, which translates to MHLQFHPSLLLPLLLLQVQQCSSMQEIQTSHENIVKINSAGEMMQCSAAMDILFLLDGSYSVGKGGFERSKHYAIKLCRALDIRPDKVRVGLIQFGSAPRLEFALDSYATEQELQKQLKKVSYRGGSTQTGLALKYVLRKGFPGGRNSSTVARIAIVLSDGRSQGNVVQAAAQLKQTGVVLFAVGLRYPRWEELHSLASEPIESHVFFAEDCYDAVNGLYTTLTTFSVCNATPQGCQVESFPCERKTLETVKELQGNFMCWKGSKGYSPYTSLCQHYRYSKAYKRLQTVCHRSVCPDPCDSQPCLNGGTCVSEGPEGYHCTCPPGYGGDPHCAPALSLDCSVDLLFLVEGSSTLTLEGFLRLKSFLKRFLQAVIGSDSPAKVGLAVFGGQTNIEVQVGTFQGDTRGLLKAVEELQLIGGETRTGQALRHVTRHGFVSAPVFADIADDLPRVVALITATSAVDDVLEASKYARDREIFLIGVGPEYLKGQLNNITGNPQRTMTFTSPEFSAKIPELKAKICSVDTQGCPGQAIDLVFALDASGGVGLDNFPTLLDFVRRLTALFDVNRDVAQVALVAYGRRPTTVFNLDAHDTGSAVIRGIDDASYIGGTASTGAALLHIHSSVLTVTKGARPGVNKAVVVLTDGSGGDDAVVPAQKIRDNGVSLFVVGIGDVLKERLLQIAGSGEHVIAVPSYEDLKYFEDVLVQMLCSEAKMPVDLCKPSPCMNDGICILFGKSFRCQCQGYEGPHCETRSRRASSRGDVPRPAGHRTKSRQKKSYQELLHHDKLHHKRYAA; encoded by the exons ATGCACCTTCAGttccacccctccctcctcctaccgctgctgctcctccaag TCCAGCAGTGCAGCTCCATGCAGGAGATCCAAACCAGCCATGAGAACATCGTAAAGATCAACTCGGCAGGAGAAA TGATGCAGTGCTCGGCAGCCATggacatcctcttcctcctggatgGTTCTTACAGTGTGGGGAAAGGCGGCTTTGAAAGGTCCAAACACTACGCGATCAAACTCTGCCGAGCGTTGGACATCAGACCAGACAAG GTGCGAGTGGGCTTGATCCAGTTTGGTTCCGCTCCTCGGCTGGAGTTCGCCCTGGACTCGTACGCCACCGAGCAAGAGCTGCAGAAGCAGTTGAAGAAGGTGTCTTACAG GGGAGGCAGCACTCAGACCGGCTTGGCTCTGAAGTATGTGCTCAGGAAGGGTTTCCCAGGCGGCCGTAATTCCTCCACTGTGGCCCGGATCGCCATCGTCTTATCTGATGGGAGGTCTCAGGGCAACGTGGTGCAAGCAGCTGCACAACTCAAACAAACAGGCGTGGTCTTGTTTGCCGTGGGACTTCGCTACCCCAG ATGGGAGGAGCTACATTCTTTGGCCAGCGAGCCTATAGAGAGCCACGTCTTCTTCGCCGAGGATTGCTACGATGCCGTTAATGGTCTATACACCACATTGACCACCTTCTCTGTGTGTAATGCCACGCCTCAAG GCTGTCAGGTGGAGTCCTTTCCCTGTGAGAGGAAAACGCTGGAGACTGTGAAAGAGCTGCAGGGGAATTTCATGTGTTGGAAAGGTTCCAAGGGGTATTCCCCATACACATCTCTCTGCCAGCACTATAG GTACAGCAAGGCATACAAGAGACTCCAGACAGTCTGCCACCGGTCTGTCTGTCCAG ATCCCTGTGACTCTCAGCCCTGCCTGAATGGTGGAACATGTGTGTCAGAAGGTCCAGAGGGTTACCACTGCACGTGTCCACCTGGTTACGGAGGAGACCCACATTGTG CTCCAGCGTTATCGCTGGATTGCTCAGTGGACTTGCTGTTCCTGGTGGAGGGCTCTTCGACACTCACCTTGGAGGGCTTCCTCCGCTTAAAGTCCTTCTTGAAGCGCTTCCTGCAGGCTGTGATTGGGTCTGACAGCCCCGCCAAAGTCGGCCTGGCCGTATTTGGAGGACAAACCAACATTGAAGTGCAGGTGGGCACGTTTCAAGGAGACACGAGGGGACTACTTAAGGCTGTGGAGGAACTTCAGCTGATTGGCGGCGAGACCCGGACAGGCCAGGCGCTCCGCCACGTCACGCGTCACGGCTTTGTGAGCGCGCCGGTTTTCGCGGACATCGCGGATGATCTACCCCGTGTGGTGGCGCTGATCACTGCCACTTCTGCTGTGGACGATGTTTTGGAGGCCTCTAAATATGCACGAGACAGAGAGATCTTCCTGATAGGGGTGGGTCCAGAATACTTGAAAGGACAACTGAATAATATCACAGGAAATCCCCAGAGGACTATGACTTTCACGTCGCCTGAGTTCAGCGCCAAGATCCCTGAGCTCAAGGCTAAGATTTGCAGCGTGGACACACAAG gtTGCCCGGGCCAGGCGATCGACTTGGTGTTTGCCCTGGATGCTTCAGGTGGCGTCGGCCTCGATAACTTTCCCACCTTGCTCGACTTTGTGCGCAGACTGACTGCCCTGTTTGACGTCAATCGTGACGTGGCCCAAGTCGCGCTTGTGGCCTACGGGCGGAGGCCTACCACCGTCTTCAACCTGGACGCCCATGACACCGGCTCTGCTGTCATCAGGGGTATAGATGATGCAAGCTATATAGGAGGAACGGCCTCAACGGGTGCAGCTTTGCTCCACATCCACTCCAGCGTCCTGACGGTGACAAAAGGGGCACGGCCAGGCGTCAACAAGGCGGTGGTGGTGTTGACGGACGGTTCAGGCGGCGATGACGCCGTTGTTCCGGCTCAGAAGATAAGAGACAACGGCGTGTCACTTTTCGTGGTTGGGATCGGAGATGTCCTGAAAGAGAGGCTGCTGCAGATTGCAGGTTCGGGGGAACACGTGATCGCCGTGCCTTCTTACGAAGATCTCAAGTACTTTGAGGATGTGCTGGTACAGATGTTGTGCTCAG AAGCTAAAATGCCGGTTGACCTGTGCAAGCCCAGCCCATGTATGAATGACGGGATCTGCATCCTGTTTGGGAAGAGCTTCCGTTGTCAGTGCCAAGGCTACGAAGGACCACACTGTGAAACAC GAAGCCGCAGGGCTTCGTCTCGAGGAGACGTTCCGAGGCCGGCTGGTCACAGGACGAAGAGCAGGCAGAAGAAGAGCTACCAGGAGCTCCTGCATCACGACAAACTGCACCACAAGAGATATGCTGCCTGA